The Fusobacterium periodonticum 1_1_41FAA genomic sequence TAACTCCTTTTCTTAAATGGAAAATGATAGTCTTGTCATCAGGTCTTTCCCAAGATTCAGCTAACATAGGTTGAGGTACTCCATTGTCATCAAGTTCCATCAATCTGTCATAGATTTGTACTCTAATTCTTGAAGATGGGTTATCATTTGATGCATGAGGGTCTAGTGATTTAGCGTCTGCACCTTGTGCTATAACTAAAGTATCTTTTGCAGTACCTGCACCAGCATCTCCTCCTTCTTTCTTTTCACCACTTCCTCCGCATGCTACTAAAAGTAACATACTTAAAATAATTGTCATTAATAAACCAAACTTTTTCTTCATAATGCCTCCTTATAATTTAATTAGTTTAATAATTTTAAATATATGTATTATATCATTTGTACATTATATTATTTATAACATCAATTGTCAAACTTATTATCTATTCTTTTACTACACCAAAAATTGTATGTTCTTGAGCTGGATCTAATTTAAAGTTTTTAATATTCTTTTGTGTTACAACATTTTGTAAAGGATAAGCTATCATATACATAGGTATATCTTTTCTGATTTTTATTTGAATTTCTTTGTATATTTCTTTTCTCTTTTCAGGATCTAATTCTACTTTTCCTGCTGCTAACATTTTATCCATTTCAGGATCTGAGTAAAAAGCTCTATTTCCTGCTGCTCCCATAGTAGAAGAACTTACTAATTCATACATATCTGGATCTCTTGCTGTGTTTACCCAACCTAGTATGTACATTTCATGTTCTCCTCTTGCAGTTCCATCTAAGAAAGCTCCCCATTCAAGAGTTTCTATTGCAACATCTATCCCAATTTGTTTTAATTGATCTTGTAGTATTACTGCTGTATCTCTTCTTACAGGATTGTCATTTACCCAAAGTTTTGCTTTAAATCCATCTGGATATCCTGCTTCAGCCATTAATGCTTTTGCTTTCTCTATATTTTGAGTAAATTTTTCTACATCATAATATGCAAAAATATTTTTACCTAGTATAGAGTTTGCAGGTTCTGCTGCTCCTAAGAATACAGTATCTATTATAGGTTTTTGATCTATTGCATATGATATAGCTTCTCTTACTTTTGGATTATTATAAGGTTCTTTTTTTAGATTGAATCCTAAGTAAGTCAATGCTAATTGAGGTTCTTCAATAAAAGTAAATCTTTCGTCCTCTCTTAATTTAACTTTATCCATACCTAAGATATCATAAACTACATCTAATTCTCCAGTTTCTAATCCTATAGTTCTATTAGTTTCTTCAACTATACTCTTAAAAACTACATTCTTTATTGATGGAGTTCCTTGCCAATAATCAGGAAAGGCTTCTAAAGTTATTTTATCTCCACTTTGCCAAGAAACAAATTTATATGGTCCTGTTCCTATTGGATGTTGTCCAAATCCTTCTCCAGCCTCAGTTGTAGCCTTTTCACTTAATATTGCTATAGTACCATTAGATAGATTATTTAAAAGTGCAGCCATAGGTTTTTCTGTAGTAACCTTTACTGTGTAATCATCTAATACTTCTATTCCATTTATTCCTTCTATTATATAGAAAATTTCTGGAGCTTTTAAGGCTCTTTCTAAAGAGAACTTAACATCAGAAGCTTTCATTTCATCACCATTGTGAAATTTAACTCCTTTTCTTAAATGAAAGATAGTTGTAGTATCATCAGGTCTTTCCCAAGATTCAGCCAACATAGGTTGAGGTACTCCATTATCATCTAATTGAACCAATCTATCATAGATTTGTACCCTAACTCTTGAAGAAGGATTATCATTTGATGCATGAGGATCTAAGGACTTTACATCCGCCCCTTGTGCAACAACTAAAGTATCCTTTGCTGTACTATCTTTTTTTTCAACATCTCCACCACAAGCCACTAAAAATAAAATACTCAGAATCACTACTGTCAATAAGCCCAACCTTTTGTTCATAATGCCTCCTTGGATAAGATTATTTTTTGTTCTCTTTATACACTGATTATATTATTTATATGCTCTATTGTCAAATTTTTTTATAAATAATGTACATACAATAAATAAATATGAATTTATTTAAAATTTTAAAATAAAAGTTAAGTATGAATTTTTATTGATTTTAAATAAAAAAAAAGAGAATATTCTTAAGATTTATTCTTAAAATTATTCTCTAATTTCTTTTTTTATCAAGTTATCAACTTGAATTTTTAAAAATAAGTGCACTAATTTTTAAAAATTATTTGTTTAAATGTTTTAATAATCTTTCACTTAAAGTTGCTATGTTTGCCTTTAAGATTCTCATAACTTCCACTTCAGAAGCTCCTTTTAAAGTTTTTAAAGTTCTAGCACAAACTTTAACTTTTATTGGACTACCATTAACATTTAAAGTTGTTACTTGTAAATTTGGTTTCCATACTCTTCTAGTCAATCTATGAGAGTGAGATATTTGGTTTCCACTGATTAACCCAGTTCCTGTAATTTCACATCTTTGCATCTTGACACCTCCTTGATTACTTTTTTATATAATACATTGTATTTTAACATTAAATTTTATAAAATGCAAGTATAAATAATTTTTTTAGAATTCTTTTTATTTATTAGAAAAAAAGGAGCTATTAAAAAAATTTTAATAGCTCCTTATCTTATTTAAAATATTTTTTTAGAATCTATATTGTATTCCTGTTGAGAAAACAGAGTCTCTTCCTTTATTACTTTCTATTCTGAAATCTATGTTTCCATAAACTCCAAAAGCAGGACTTATTTCTCTAAACACTCCAAAACCTAACCATGTTGTATGTTTAGCTTGTTTTACTCCATAGTATTTTTGACTTACATTACTTCCAGTAAATCTTCCTTCATAAGCAAGATCTCTTTTATCTGTGTTTATTGAATGACTTATAGATGTATGTAGTCTGTATTTATCAGCCACATATTCTGCTCTTGCTCCAACTAAAAAATTTGTTGCTCTATATGTCTTTTTATCAGCTTTTATTCCCCAAGTAGCATTTGATTCATCAAAACTTCCTCTTCTTAAATAATCTTGAGAAATTCCTACGAAAGGTGTAAACCAATTAAATTTCTTTCCAAATTCTAAGTAAGTCGATAACATCTTATCATGGTGACTTATCTTTCCATTGACTCTATCACCTGTTGCAGTTAAAAGTTCTCTTTCAACCTTTGAAGAAACATTAGCTACCCCTAATCTACCAGCAAGATAAAAATCATTTCCTAAATCTTGTTTACCATATACAGATAGTCCTACCATATCACTCTTTGATTCTCCAGCATATTTATTAAAATCTGCATGGGCATAAGAATAATTTAATGCTACTCCCAGAGTAGTTGTAGCTGTAAATCTTTTATCTACTCCTGCTTGTCCTCCTACAACTCTTGTATCAGCTGAAGCATAACCTTCTCTTTTTAATTTTCCAGCTCCTCCTAAAGCAGAGAACCATACTTCTGTATCCTCATTAGAATTTTTTAAATTATCAATTCTTGAAAATCTATTAGATAAGTCTCTATTTACATCTTGGGCTTGAGATAATGTCAATGCTTGAGCTGAGGCATATATTTCTCCAGACATCACTTCTGTTGCACTTGTAAATGTTGAACTAGCCATAGTTTGTAAATTTCTAGCTGCCAATATTTCATTTTTAGTTGCTACACCTTTTTCAATTTTTTGATCTAGATCTTCAAAAACTTTTTCAACATTTTCAGCTACATTTTTAGCAGAAGCACTTGCTTCTTCTCCAACATAATCAACAACATTTTGTCTTGATAATGTTGCAACTATTTTTCCATCTTTTATTTCAGCATTTGCTGTTCTCATACCATTAGTTTCAACTTTACTTATGTTTCCTTCTATTGATTGAGCTTCCATTATAGTAGATGTTTCATTTTTAGTTATATAATCATCCGATAATACACTAACACTAGCATTTTGAATTCTAATATTTCCTAAGACTTTAACTGAATTCTTAAAACCTACTTGTGTATTTGAACCAGTATAAGCAACATAATCTCCACCTATAATAGCTGTAGTTCCTCTAAATTTTACATTTCCATAGTTTTTTACTTTTATTCCACTACTAGTTATTTTTTGTGGATCTACAGTTCCAATCAAGTTAAAGCTAGAAGAATCATATCCTACTATAGCTTTAGGATTAAGAACTAAAGTTCCTCCCGTTCTTACTGTTATTGGACTTGAGTGAATTTGATGAATTTCCAATGTTCCTGCTGTAACTGTACTTCCACCACTAAAAGAGTTATTACCTGTTAAATGAAGAGTTCCTGCACCTAACTTTTCTAATCTACCATTTCCATAGATATCATTATCAAAATATGAAACTTTTCCAGCAGGTAGATTTGCTCTGAATGTACTTGTATCACTATATTTACTTACATTAATAAATGCTCCTGGTCCCTTTAGAGCTCTTTTTTCATTTAACATTCCCCAACCGTATGTACTATCTGGAAATACTGTAACATTTCTCAAGTTAGCTTCAGACATAGTTGCTGGATCTTGAGTTAATTCTGTCTTATCTGTTGTAGTAAACAAAGTTTGACGAATTTGGTCAGCTGTCATCCAATCATATTTATCATACACTAAAGCTGCTGCTCTTGTAACTTTAGGAGCTGCATAAGAAGAACCTATTGGTACTTCTAATGATAAATATGCCATTGTAAGTTTTTTTACTCCTCTTTCACTAGCTGAAATAGACCAATATGCTGCTTCATTTCCAGCTTTTGATAGCTTATCAAGCACATTGTATTTACTTCCTTTTTGAGGACTTACACCAACAACAGCTATCCAACCTTTTTCTAATTCATTATCAAAATATGGTAGTCCTGCTTCTAATGAAGCACTTTTATTTTGATCATTTCCAGCTGCCCATACAAATAAGCCACCTTCATTTTCTACAGCATATCTAAAATAGGGTATCATATAGTTTGGTTCATCTGTTGAATTCATTTTTGCAAAAGCTAAACCTAAATTTCCTTCTCCTCTATAGCTTCTGTATTTTGCCTCATCATAAGATTCTCCCTTAGAACCAAAAGATTGATTGAATATCTTTACACTTTGATTTCCAAACCTAGCCATTGCATCTTCATAGATTTCTTGTGTTGCAAAAATACCTGCTATTTTCTTTTTGATAGTTCCACCTTCTGAATATTTATAATCCCAACCAATGCTTCCTAAGATAACACCTATCTTATTATTAGCTTTATTAGTCGAACCTAAAAATGATGCATGATTATTTGGTGCAGCTTTTAAATCTCCAACAACTTCTAAAACTTCTTCTCCATGTTCTAAACCAGTTGGCTTTTCAGTTCCTGGAATTATATTTTTGCCACTATCCTCTACATATGGATGATTTGGATTTTCATTTACTATTTCTACACTTTCATACATATATGTTAGCGTTTTATTTCTTCTTGCAATTACTGAATTTCCTTTATCATCTTCAGCACTATTGCCTCCAGATCTCACTGCATCTATAAAGTTAGTATCTAATATTGCAACTTTTACTCCACTTCCATCTATTGTACTAGTATCTTTTGGTATACTAGTACCTGAATTTTTTTGTGCAGTGTAAAGGTTAGTTTTTAGTGCCGACATATTAGTCTTATCCAGATTTGTTCCCACTATAGGAAAACTATCTTCTGCTACTTTTGGCCTACTCGGTGTACTTGGATTAGTTCCAGGTTTTACTGGTAAGTTACTTGAACCTCCACCACCTCCACCACCTCCACCGCCGCCTCCACCGCCACCGCAGCTAACGAACAAGACAGAAGCTAAAGCAATTAACATCATTTTACTTTTTAAAATTCCTTTTTTCATTTTTAACCTCCCTTATTTCATATAAACTTATGTAAAAAACTCCCCCTTTATGTTACCTTATATTTTAACACAAATTCCTTTTCATCTCAATTTTTTATTTAACTTTTTCTATTATCTGTTAAATTTTTTTTTAAAATGTTATAATAAAAAACAAGGAGATGATATTATGAGAATTTTTGTATGTGATGCTTTTAGTTCTGAAGTTTTTAAAGGTAATCAAGCAGGAGTTGTAATTTTAGATGAAAAAGAAAATTTCCCTGATGAAAACTTCATGAAAAATATTGCTGCTGAACTAAAGCACTCTGAAACTGCTTTTGTAAAAAAAATAGATAATAAAGTATTTAAAATTAGATACTTCACACCAACAGATGAAGTTGATTTATGTGGCCATGCCACAATTTCAGTCTTTTCTACTTTAAGAAGTCTAAAAATAATAGACTCTGGAAAATATATTGCTGAAACTTTAGCTGGAAATCTAGAAATAATAGTGGATAAGGACTTTATTTGGATGGATATGTCCCTTCCAAAAGTTGAATATATTTTTAATTTAGATGAAATTAAAGAACTATACTCTGCTTTTAACTTAGACTTAAGTCAAGCTCCTAAAAATTTAGTTCCTAAAATTGTAAATACAGGTTTAAGTGATATTATAATTCCTATTGAAGATAAAGAAGTCTTAGATAGTTTTATTATAAATAAAGAAAAAGTAATAGAACTTTCTAAAAAATATAATGTTGTAGGAGCTCATCTTTTCTCTTTAGATAAAGAAAAGAATTTCACTGCTTTTTGTAGAAACATTGCTCCCTTAGTTGGCATTGATGAAGAATGTGCCACAGGTACTTCAAATGGTGCTTTAACTCATTATCTAAAAGAATATAATATCATTTCTGCAAAAGATATAAATAGCTTTAGACAAGGAGAGGCTATGCAAAGAGCTTCAACTATTTTGAGTAGATATAAAGAAGATGGTGCGACTATACAAGTTGGTGGAAATGCTGTGATTTCTTTTGAGTGTAAGCTTTACTAATAAAAATTATGGCTGTTGCAAAAGTTTAATTTGCAACAGCCTCTAAGATTTTATTTATATTCTATTTTTATTTCTTTTCCACAAAATGCTATACCCATATATGTTATATCTTTTACACCATTTTGTTTTAGTGATACATCATATTTTTTATTCTCTATTTGTTCCAAAGCTTCTTTTGACACTTCTTCTAACTTTTCTATATTATCTGTTGATTTAAATTCCATTATAAAGGCTCTTTTAGTTTTATTTTTTGGCTCTATTACAAAGTCATATCTTCCTAAGCCACTTTCTATATTTGATTTTGTGATGTACTCACCTTCTAAATATAGTCCCATCCCCATAATCAATCCATGGTAAAAAGCTTCGTTTCCTTTCTTAGTGTCATTGTAGCTAACTGAAGTCAGTAATATCTCTTGTAATCTTTCTTCATATTCATCTATTCTATTTTCTGTTAAGGCTTCCATTAAATACAGTAATTTACTTCCTCTACCAAAGTATTTTTCTAAAAAAGTATCTCTAAAAAGCTCTTTAATTTCCTTATTTGGTAATCTTAAAACATAATTCTTTTGATCTATTTTTTCTTCTACTGTTAAATAACCACTGAATAACATCAATTCCCACAATTCATCTTCACTTAGCAATTTTGATAAGTCTGATGTCCCTGATATGTTTTGTTTTAATCCTTCTCCATTAAATAATCTTTCAAGAGCTTCTATTGTGTTCTTTGTTATATTTTTTAATACATCTTTTATCAAATCATTCCCTGATGTATCCACCCAATAAGCTCTCAATTCTTTGAAATCTAAAAAGTTTAGTATGCTCCAAGGNNNNNNNNNNNNNNNNNNNNNNNNNNNNNNNNNNNNNNNNNNNNNNNNNNNNNNNNNNNNNNNNNNNNNNNNNNNNNNNNNNNNNNNNNNNNNNNNNNNNNNNNNNNNNNNNNNNNNNNNNNNNNNNNNNNNNNNNNNNNNNNNNNNNNNNNN encodes the following:
- the rpmB gene encoding 50S ribosomal protein L28, whose translation is MQRCEITGTGLISGNQISHSHRLTRRVWKPNLQVTTLNVNGSPIKVKVCARTLKTLKGASEVEVMRILKANIATLSERLLKHLNK
- a CDS encoding PhzF family phenazine biosynthesis protein codes for the protein MRIFVCDAFSSEVFKGNQAGVVILDEKENFPDENFMKNIAAELKHSETAFVKKIDNKVFKIRYFTPTDEVDLCGHATISVFSTLRSLKIIDSGKYIAETLAGNLEIIVDKDFIWMDMSLPKVEYIFNLDEIKELYSAFNLDLSQAPKNLVPKIVNTGLSDIIIPIEDKEVLDSFIINKEKVIELSKKYNVVGAHLFSLDKEKNFTAFCRNIAPLVGIDEECATGTSNGALTHYLKEYNIISAKDINSFRQGEAMQRASTILSRYKEDGATIQVGGNAVISFECKLY
- a CDS encoding PD-(D/E)XK nuclease domain-containing protein — its product is PWSILNFLDFKELRAYWVDTSGNDLIKDVLKNITKNTIEALERLFNGEGLKQNISGTSDLSKLLSEDELWELMLFSGYLTVEEKIDQKNYVLRLPNKEIKELFRDTFLEKYFGRGSKLLYLMEALTENRIDEYEERLQEILLTSVSYNDTKKGNEAFYHGLIMGMGLYLEGEYITKSNIESGLGRYDFVIEPKNKTKRAFIMEFKSTDNIEKLEEVSKEALEQIENKKYDVSLKQNGVKDITYMGIAFCGKEIKIEYK
- a CDS encoding ABC transporter substrate-binding protein; translation: MNKRLGLLTVVILSILFLVACGGDVEKKDSTAKDTLVVAQGADVKSLDPHASNDNPSSRVRVQIYDRLVQLDDNGVPQPMLAESWERPDDTTTIFHLRKGVKFHNGDEMKASDVKFSLERALKAPEIFYIIEGINGIEVLDDYTVKVTTEKPMAALLNNLSNGTIAILSEKATTEAGEGFGQHPIGTGPYKFVSWQSGDKITLEAFPDYWQGTPSIKNVVFKSIVEETNRTIGLETGELDVVYDILGMDKVKLREDERFTFIEEPQLALTYLGFNLKKEPYNNPKVREAISYAIDQKPIIDTVFLGAAEPANSILGKNIFAYYDVEKFTQNIEKAKALMAEAGYPDGFKAKLWVNDNPVRRDTAVILQDQLKQIGIDVAIETLEWGAFLDGTARGEHEMYILGWVNTARDPDMYELVSSSTMGAAGNRAFYSDPEMDKMLAAGKVELDPEKRKEIYKEIQIKIRKDIPMYMIAYPLQNVVTQKNIKNFKLDPAQEHTIFGVVKE
- a CDS encoding autotransporter serine protease fusolisin; the encoded protein is MKKGILKSKMMLIALASVLFVSCGGGGGGGGGGGGGGGSSNLPVKPGTNPSTPSRPKVAEDSFPIVGTNLDKTNMSALKTNLYTAQKNSGTSIPKDTSTIDGSGVKVAILDTNFIDAVRSGGNSAEDDKGNSVIARRNKTLTYMYESVEIVNENPNHPYVEDSGKNIIPGTEKPTGLEHGEEVLEVVGDLKAAPNNHASFLGSTNKANNKIGVILGSIGWDYKYSEGGTIKKKIAGIFATQEIYEDAMARFGNQSVKIFNQSFGSKGESYDEAKYRSYRGEGNLGLAFAKMNSTDEPNYMIPYFRYAVENEGGLFVWAAGNDQNKSASLEAGLPYFDNELEKGWIAVVGVSPQKGSKYNVLDKLSKAGNEAAYWSISASERGVKKLTMAYLSLEVPIGSSYAAPKVTRAAALVYDKYDWMTADQIRQTLFTTTDKTELTQDPATMSEANLRNVTVFPDSTYGWGMLNEKRALKGPGAFINVSKYSDTSTFRANLPAGKVSYFDNDIYGNGRLEKLGAGTLHLTGNNSFSGGSTVTAGTLEIHQIHSSPITVRTGGTLVLNPKAIVGYDSSSFNLIGTVDPQKITSSGIKVKNYGNVKFRGTTAIIGGDYVAYTGSNTQVGFKNSVKVLGNIRIQNASVSVLSDDYITKNETSTIMEAQSIEGNISKVETNGMRTANAEIKDGKIVATLSRQNVVDYVGEEASASAKNVAENVEKVFEDLDQKIEKGVATKNEILAARNLQTMASSTFTSATEVMSGEIYASAQALTLSQAQDVNRDLSNRFSRIDNLKNSNEDTEVWFSALGGAGKLKREGYASADTRVVGGQAGVDKRFTATTTLGVALNYSYAHADFNKYAGESKSDMVGLSVYGKQDLGNDFYLAGRLGVANVSSKVERELLTATGDRVNGKISHHDKMLSTYLEFGKKFNWFTPFVGISQDYLRRGSFDESNATWGIKADKKTYRATNFLVGARAEYVADKYRLHTSISHSINTDKRDLAYEGRFTGSNVSQKYYGVKQAKHTTWLGFGVFREISPAFGVYGNIDFRIESNKGRDSVFSTGIQYRF